A region of Acidobacteriota bacterium DNA encodes the following proteins:
- a CDS encoding acyl-CoA dehydrogenase family protein, whose protein sequence is MTRTAKQPIKGGSFLIEDRTPAEVFTPEDINEEQRMFARTAEEFLRKEVITREEQIYAKDYATHRELMLQAGELGLLSIDIPEKHGGLGLSKVSSAVVGEQFALQPSFAGTQSSHVNIGTLPLVFFGNEEQKNKYLPKLASGEMIGAYALTEPQSGSDALAAKTKAVLSEDGKHYILNGQKMWITNGGFADLFTVFAKIDGEKFTAFLVERGEGLVSGHEEKKLGLDGSSTTALMLEDCKVPVENVLGEIGRGHKIAFNVLNIGRLKLGARSVGTIKLSLGDAVRYAKERHQFGQPIANFGLIKHKIAEMAIRGYVGEAMLYRTLGAIDDALHEVDKDDPTQVLRILEQFATECSIIKIWMTEALAYVVDEEVQIFGGYGYSKDYPAERAYRDARIARLYEGTSEINRIVIASQLFRRAKIGELALFEAAKCVEAGDRLNSDTMDLNVATLLLNDELKMLRSAKSMTLLAINQVNETYGDKARDEQEFLGLVSDMVIDVYAMESALLRTERLIADKGAENIETQINITRIFVRDAALRIARAARTVAVETGYEKSLETIQRLVHSAPIKTIAAHRQIADAIIAAGKYNLSSH, encoded by the coding sequence ATGACCAGGACAGCGAAACAACCGATCAAGGGTGGCAGTTTTTTAATCGAAGACCGCACACCCGCCGAAGTTTTCACTCCCGAAGACATTAACGAAGAACAACGCATGTTCGCCCGAACTGCCGAAGAGTTTCTTCGTAAAGAGGTCATCACCCGCGAAGAACAAATCTATGCGAAAGACTATGCGACGCATCGCGAACTGATGTTGCAAGCCGGAGAACTCGGACTCTTGAGCATCGACATTCCCGAAAAACATGGTGGACTCGGACTCAGCAAAGTGAGTTCCGCAGTGGTCGGCGAACAGTTCGCTCTGCAACCCTCGTTTGCCGGAACCCAGAGTTCGCACGTCAACATCGGCACCCTGCCACTGGTCTTTTTCGGTAATGAGGAACAGAAAAATAAATATCTCCCGAAACTGGCATCGGGCGAAATGATTGGCGCGTATGCGCTCACCGAACCGCAATCGGGCAGCGACGCGCTCGCCGCGAAAACCAAAGCGGTGCTCTCGGAAGACGGCAAACATTACATTCTCAACGGGCAGAAGATGTGGATAACCAACGGCGGTTTCGCGGATTTGTTCACTGTCTTTGCCAAAATCGACGGTGAAAAATTTACCGCATTTCTCGTCGAACGCGGCGAAGGCTTGGTAAGCGGTCACGAAGAAAAGAAGCTCGGTCTTGACGGTTCTTCGACCACCGCGTTGATGCTCGAAGATTGCAAAGTGCCTGTAGAAAATGTACTCGGCGAAATCGGACGCGGGCATAAAATCGCATTCAATGTCTTAAACATCGGGCGCTTGAAACTCGGCGCGCGTTCCGTTGGCACCATCAAACTTTCGCTCGGCGATGCCGTGCGCTACGCCAAAGAGCGCCATCAATTCGGTCAACCGATTGCCAATTTCGGACTCATCAAACACAAAATCGCCGAGATGGCGATTCGCGGTTATGTCGGCGAAGCCATGCTCTATCGCACGCTTGGCGCAATTGATGATGCCTTGCACGAAGTTGACAAAGACGACCCGACACAGGTTTTGCGCATACTCGAACAATTCGCTACCGAATGTTCGATTATCAAAATCTGGATGACCGAAGCCTTGGCTTATGTGGTTGACGAAGAGGTGCAGATTTTCGGCGGCTATGGTTATTCAAAAGATTACCCGGCGGAACGCGCCTATCGTGATGCGCGCATCGCCAGGCTTTATGAAGGCACCAGCGAAATCAATCGCATCGTCATCGCCTCACAGCTTTTCCGCCGCGCCAAAATCGGCGAACTTGCGTTGTTTGAAGCCGCGAAATGTGTCGAAGCGGGCGACCGTTTGAATTCCGATACTATGGATTTGAATGTCGCGACCTTATTGCTCAATGATGAGTTGAAGATGTTAAGAAGCGCAAAATCCATGACGCTTTTAGCCATCAATCAAGTAAATGAAACCTACGGCGATAAAGCCCGCGACGAACAGGAATTCTTAGGTCTGGTTTCCGATATGGTCATTGATGTTTACGCGATGGAAAGCGCGTTGCTCAGAACCGAACGGCTAATTGCCGACAAAGGCGCGGAAAATATTGAAACGCAAATTAACATCACACGCATCTTTGTTCGTGACGCGGCATTGCGCATAGCACGCGCGGCGCGCACCGTTGCGGTCGAAACCGGCTATGAAAAGAGTCTGGAAACCATTCAACGCCTGGTTCACAGCGCGCCGATTAAAACCATTGCCGCGCATCGCCAAATCGCTGACGCCATCATTGCCGCGGGCAAATACAATTTGTCGTCGCACTGA
- a CDS encoding YCF48-related protein, giving the protein MRRKFGLTLLSLTTIIFYAACSNTNLPGTWVPMDAGIGDAFYSVNFVNENVGWINAQSDRNYLPIGEDANVNANTDQNANSNANINKNANSNANKNEEKKKEKDKDDPLKNNQGFEVLQTTDGGNTWKQLPDQFKYKIRSVFFVDEQTGWALTIDRDILKTTDGAKTWTTQRKAGKVNVKVTANRRNPLMEQPEQIERIYFLNASHGWAWGGGRKDDYSEQPGIFLKTIDGGQNWNEIKYPFEQNMNSIFFLDANRAWANTTDGKFYKTTDGALNWTEIQGKLPELNFGAICFLDDNNGWVVGQSGRPAKTSDGGKTWLKMVYLKPEFKMRDLHFFDKDHGWAVGDRGEIIYTSNGGDSWVSVPNAIGADLRDVVFLSRERGFAVGLGGAFLKYEGQ; this is encoded by the coding sequence ATGCGACGAAAATTTGGATTAACGCTTCTCAGTCTGACGACGATTATTTTTTATGCAGCCTGTTCCAATACCAATTTGCCGGGCACCTGGGTGCCGATGGACGCAGGCATCGGCGATGCGTTTTATTCGGTCAACTTCGTGAATGAAAATGTCGGATGGATCAACGCCCAATCCGACCGCAATTATCTTCCGATTGGCGAAGATGCCAATGTCAACGCCAATACCGATCAAAATGCCAACAGCAACGCCAACATCAATAAGAACGCCAACAGCAACGCCAACAAAAACGAGGAAAAGAAAAAGGAGAAAGACAAGGATGACCCGCTGAAAAACAATCAGGGTTTCGAGGTTTTGCAGACCACGGATGGCGGCAACACCTGGAAACAATTGCCCGACCAGTTCAAATACAAAATTCGCTCGGTCTTTTTCGTTGATGAACAGACGGGCTGGGCGCTTACGATTGACCGGGACATTTTAAAAACTACGGATGGCGCGAAGACCTGGACGACGCAACGCAAAGCCGGGAAGGTCAATGTGAAGGTCACCGCTAACCGGCGCAACCCGCTGATGGAACAACCGGAACAGATTGAGCGCATCTATTTTTTGAACGCCAGTCATGGTTGGGCATGGGGCGGTGGACGCAAAGATGATTACTCGGAACAACCCGGAATATTTTTGAAAACCATTGATGGCGGGCAAAACTGGAATGAAATCAAATACCCGTTCGAGCAGAATATGAACAGCATCTTTTTTCTTGACGCTAACCGCGCCTGGGCGAATACAACTGATGGCAAATTTTATAAGACCACGGACGGCGCGTTGAACTGGACGGAGATTCAAGGGAAATTGCCGGAATTGAATTTCGGAGCCATCTGTTTTCTGGATGATAACAATGGCTGGGTGGTCGGGCAGAGCGGGCGGCCTGCGAAAACTTCGGATGGCGGCAAGACCTGGTTGAAGATGGTTTATTTAAAGCCTGAATTTAAAATGCGCGATTTGCATTTTTTCGATAAAGACCACGGTTGGGCAGTGGGTGATCGGGGTGAAATTATTTACACCAGCAATGGCGGCGATAGCTGGGTGTCCGTACCGAATGCCATCGGTGCGGATTTGCGCGATGTGGTTTTTCTCAGCCGCGAGCGTGGCTTTGCCGTAGGACTTGGCGGCGCATTTCTGAAATATGAGGGGCAGTAG